In Mobula hypostoma chromosome 24, sMobHyp1.1, whole genome shotgun sequence, a genomic segment contains:
- the med16 gene encoding mediator of RNA polymerase II transcription subunit 16, translating into MEVAYFCEWDKWPKSNYCPSVSLVCAWSCRNLVAFTTDLKNEEEQDLTYMIHILDTEHPWDVYSINSGHHEVITSLEWDQSGSRLLSADADGQVKCWSMTDHLVNSWDSTVGSSVDGDPIVALSWLHNGVKLALHVDKSGVSNFGEKFSRVKFSPSLTLFGGKPMEGWIAVTISGLVTVSLLKPSGQVLTATESLSRLRSRVALADIAFTGGGNIVVTTSDGSSSSPVQFYKVCVSVVNEKCKIDTELLPSLFMRCTTDVARKEKYPVVTHLKFLTRETSEQVLLCASSLTGSIVECWSLRKEGLPVSNSFQTISPVGDKQPSILKWRILSATNDLDRVTAVALPKLPISLTSTDLKVATDTKFFPGLGLALAFHDGTIHIVHRLSLQTMGVFYNIPSQRSTDDQSIKRQRTTASSVHFKALQLSWTSLALVGIDSQGKLSMLRISPSMGHTLDMNTSLRHLLFLLEYCMVTGYDWWDILLHVQPNMVQNLVEKLHEEYTRQNQALQQVLATRIVAMKASLCKLSTNTLARACDFHAKLLLIAIGSTLKSLLRPHLLNTPDKSPGERLTEICCKNTDTDIDKVMINLKTEEFVLDAWVLQSLQQLIQWVGDFVLYLLASLPNQSSPVRPGFSFLRDGTSLGMLRELMVVIRIWGLLKPGCLPIYTATSDTQDSMSLLFRLLTKLWLCCRDENHMTEPDDNLIDECCLLPSQLLVPSIDWLPVNDGIIGKLQSKQPLKLQFGKPVSIPSHFATSQLDIFARSPGYQKMDNLRRLNLGVCPTEETKSCTRCGCNTMLKSPNKSTAVKQWEQRWIKNCLCGGLWRKFPISPT; encoded by the exons CTCTATAAACTCCGGGCACCATGAAGTGATCACGTCTCTGGAGTGGGACCAATCTG GTTCCCGGCTGTTATCAGCTGATGCTGATGGTCAGGTGAAATGTTGGAGTATGACTGATCACCTCGTGAATAGCTGGGACAGCACAGTTGGGAGCTCGGTGGATGGTGACCCTATTGTGGCCTTGTCGTGGTTGCACAATGGTGTCAAGTTGGCCTTGCACGTAGATAAG TCTGGAGTGTCCAATTTCGGCGAGAAATTTTCGCGGGTGAAATTCTCCCCATCCTTGACGCTCTTTGGAGGAAAACCAATGGAAGGTTGGATCGCTGTAACGATCAGTGGTCTAGTGACTGTGTCATTATTGAAACCCAGTGGACAAGTTCTCACTGCTACAGAAAGTTTATCGCGGCTGAGGAGCAGAGTTGCGCTCGCAGACATTGCATTCACTGGTGGTGGAAACATCGTGGTGACCACGTCAGACGGCAGCAGCTCGTCACCCGTTCAGTTTTATAAAGTCTGTGTGAGTGTTGTTAATGAGAAGTGCAAAATTGATACCGAGTTACTTCCCTCACTCTTCATGCGCTGTACAACTGACGTTGCTCGGAAGGAGAAATACCCAGTCGTCACTCACCTGAAATTTTTAACAAGAGAAACCTCTGAGCAG GTGTTACTATGTGCTTCCAGTCTGACGGGTAGCATTGTAGAATGTTGGTCGTTACGGAAAGAAGGGTTACCAGTAAGCAATAGTTTTCAGACAATATCCCCAGTGG GTGATAAGCAGCCAAGCATCCTGAAATGGAGGATTCTGTCTGCAACCAATGATCTGGATCGTGTAACAGCTGTGGCTTTACCCAAACTTCCCATCTCACTTACCAGCACTGACCTAAAGGTGGCAACAGACACCAAATTCTTTCCAGGCCTTG GCCTTGCACTAGCATTCCATGATGGAACTATTCACATTGTTCACAGGCTTTCACTACAAACTATGGGAGTCTTCTACAACATTCCCTCCCAACGATCAACGGATGACCAATCTATTAAACGTCAGCGCACAACTGCGTCTTCTGTGCACTTCAAAGCACTGCAGCTATCCTGGACTTCATTGGCACTAGTTGGAATAGACAGCCAGGGAAAG CTGAGCATGCTAAGGATCTCTCCTTCAATGGGTCACACATTAGACATGAACACTTCACTGCGTCATCTCCTTTTCCTATTGGAATACTGTATGGTGACTGGTTATGACTGGTGGGATATCCTTTTACATGTACAACCCAACATGGTACAAAACCTAGTCGAGAAACTGCATGAGGAATATACACGCCAGAATCAGGCTTTGCAACAG GTTCTAGCCACAAGAATAGTGGCTATGAAAGCATCTTTGTGCAagctgtcaacaaatacactggcAAGAGCCTGTGATTTCCATGCAAAGCTGTTGTTGATTGCAATCGGTTCCACACTTAAATCACTTCTTCGACCACACTTGCTAAACACGCCAGATAAAAGCCCTGGAGAGCGACTGACCGAGATCTGCTGTAAGAACACTGACACTG ATATTGATAAAGTTATGATAAATTTAAAAACTGAAGAGTTTGTTCTGGATGCTTGGGTGTTGCAGTCTCTACAGCAGCTCATTCAATGGGTTGGAGACTTTGTACTGTATCTGTTGGCTAGTCTGCCCAATCAG AGTTCTCCTGTTCGACCAGGATTTAGTTTCCTTAGAGATGGTACCTCACTTGGCATGCTGAGAGAACTCATGGTAGTGATCCGAATTTGGGGTCTACTTAAACCTGGTTGTTTGCCAATATACACTGCTACATCAGACACGCAGGATAGTATGTCCCTGCTCTTTCGACTTCTCACCAAGCTCTGGCTCTGCT GTAGAGATGAGAACCATATGACTGAACCTGATGACAATCTGATTGACGAATGTTGTCTGCTTCCCAGCCAGCTCCTTGTTCCCAGCattgactggctgccagtgaatgATGGAATTATTGGCAAGTTACAGAGTAAACAGCCATTAAAGCTGCAGTTTGGAAAACCAGTCAGCATACCGAGCCACTTTGCAACCTCTCAGCTTGATATCTTTGCAAG GTCACCGGGGTATCAAAAGATGGATAATTTGAGACGACTTAATTTAGGAGTATGCCCAACAGAAGAAACCAAATCCTGCACTAG ATGTGGATGCAATACCATGCTGAAATCACCAAACAAGTCAACTGCAGTTAAGCAGTGGGAGCAGCGGTGGATAAAGAACTGTCTGTGCGGGGGGCTGTGGCGTAAATTCCCCATTAGTCCAACCTGA